A stretch of Brassica rapa cultivar Chiifu-401-42 chromosome A08, CAAS_Brap_v3.01, whole genome shotgun sequence DNA encodes these proteins:
- the LOC103849582 gene encoding metal transporter Nramp2, whose translation MENDVKVDEKVEEADRLLPPHSLPSNSDEDESEAAFESRDKIVIVDFESADDPSAAAPPFSWRKLWLFTGPGFLMSIAFLDPGNLEGDLQAGAIAGYSLLWLLMWATAMGLLIQMLSARVGVATGRHLAELCRDEYPTWARYVLWSMAEIALIGADIQEVIGSAIAIQILSRGVLPLWAGVVITASDCFLFLFLENYGVRKLEAMFAVLIATMGLSFAWMFGETKPSGKELMIGILLPRLSSKTIRQAVGVVGCVIMPHNVFLHSALVQSRQIDPKRKSRVQEALNYYLIESSVALFISFLINLFVTTVFAKGFYGTEKANNIGLVNAGQYLQEKFGGGLLPILYIWGIGLLAAGQSSTITGTYAGQFIMGGFLNLRLKKWMRAVITRSCAIVPTMIVAIVFNTSEASLDVLNEWLNVLQSVQIPFALLPLLTLVSKEEVMGDFKIGPVLQRIAWTVAALVMIINGYLLLDFFVSEVNGFMFGVTVCVWTSAYVAFIVYLISHSNFFPSPWSSSSIELPKRVTVSDS comes from the exons ATGGAAAACGACGTCAAGGTCGACGAGAAAGTGGAAGAAGCCGACCGCCTTCTTCCTCCCCATTCTCTCCCCTCCAACTCCGACGAGGATGAATCCGAGGCCGCCTTCGAATCCAGAGATAAGATCGTGATCGTCGATTTCGAATCCGCCGACGATCCCTCCGCCGCGGCACCTCCTTTCTCGTGGCGGAAACTATGGCTGTTCACCGGTCCAGGCTTCCTGATGAGCATAGCGTTCTTAGATCCGGGGAATCTAGAAGGAGATCTGCAAGCTGGTGCCATCGCTGGCTACTCTCTGCTTTGGCTCTTGATGTGGGCCACCGCCATGGGGCTACTGATCCAGATGCTCTCCGCTAGAGTCGGTGTCGCCACCGGCCGACATCTGGCTGAGCTCTGCCGCGACGAGTATCCGACTTGGGCGAGGTATGTGCTCTGGTCTATGGCGGAGATTGCTCTGATCGGAGCTGATATTCAAGAGGTTATCGGCAGTGCGATTGCGATTCAGATTCTCAGCCGCGGCGTCTTGCCGCTTTGGGCCGGTGTTGTCATTACGGCGTCGGATTG ttttttatttttgtttctagaGAATTATGGTGTGAGGAAGTTAGAAGCTATGTTTGCCGTTTTGATTGCAACGATGGGTTTGTCTTTTGCTTGGATGTTTGGTGAAACCAAGCCAAGTGGAAAAGAACTTATGATAG GTATTTTACTTCCAAGGCTTAGCTCAAAGACCATTAGGCAAGCTGTAGGTGTTGTCGGCTGTGTCATAATGCCTCACAACGTGTTTTTGCATTCGGCTCTTGTACAGTCGAGGCAAATCGACCCAAAGAGGAAATCAAGGGTTCAAGAGGCGCTGAACTACTATTTGATCGAGTCTTCGGTCGCTCTTTTCATCTCCTTCTTGATTAACTTGTTTGTAACCACCGTCTTTGCCAAAGGGTTTTACGGAACCGAGAAAGCTAATAACATTGGCTTAGTTAACGCTGGTCAGTATCTTCAAGAGAAGTTTGGAGGTGGGCTTCTCCCCATTCTCTATATTTGGGGAATCGGGTTGTTAGCGGCAGGACAAAGCAGTACGATTACTGGTACATATGCTGGACAGTTTATAATGGGAGGGTTTCTGAATCTCCGGCTTAAGAAATGGATGAGGGCAGTGATAacaagaagctgtgctattgtGCCGACCATGATTGTGGCAATCGTGTtcaacacttctgaagcttccTTGGATGTTTTGAATGAATGGCTCAATGTGCTTCAGTCTGTACAGATTCCTTTTGCTCTTCTCCCTCTTCTAACGTTGGTATCCAAAGAAGAAGTTATGGGAGACTTCAAGATTGGCCCCGTTCTCCAG AGAATAGCGTGGACGGTGGCTGCACTTGTAATGATCATCAATGGGTATCTTCTGTTGGATTTCTTTGTATCAGAAGTGAACGGTTTTATGTTTGGAGTTACGGTCTGCGTCTGGACAAGTGCTTATGTTGCGTTTATAGTCTACCTCATCTCACACAGCAACTTTTTTCCTTCTCCTTGGTCTTCCTCCTCCATTGAACTTCCCAAAAGAGTGACGGTCTCAGATAGCTAG